Genomic segment of Saprospira sp. CCB-QB6:
TTGCTTGGGAGGAGCCAAAAAAACGGGCTTAATCAGGAAGCGGTAAACCAAATAGGCGAAGAAAAGAAGAAATAAAGTCTGCATTATGATAAGTCTTGTTGTAGTCTATGAAAGGCAAAAAGAGCGCCTAGGAGGCTTTGACCGCCATTTTGGCAGCGGGAGCCTGTTTCCCCTGCTCTTTTGTCGCAAAGATGTGTCCTGTAAGGATCGAAATGTCATCGGGAAACTCCATGCTGCCCTTAAACTCTTTCATTTCTTGCATGAGGGCTGCGTTAAATTCAACAGCCGAAAGCCGGTGATGTTTGGCAATAAAGTCTTCTATGGCTTTTTCTTCTACAGTTTCGCCTGCTTCATTGCGCAAATCGGTTAGGCCATCAGTATAGAGGAAGAAAAAGGCATCCTCTTGCAGGTAAATTTCGCCCCATTCTAGTTTGGGAATTTTGGGGACAATGCCCAAAATCGTGCAGCCCTTATCTAGTCGTTCAACCTGGCCATTTCGATAGAGAAAAGGCGGGTTGTGTCCAGCATTGAGATAGAGCAAACGGCCTGTGCTGCGGTTGTAGCGGGCCACAAAAAAGGTAATAAAGCGATCGCCTCGGGTGGCTTTGAGGACCTTCTCATTGAGGCGGTCGACAAATTCGGGGATCTTGAGATCTTTGCGATGAATGAGGGTTTGTAGGTTGGCTTGGAAGTTCGACATCAGGATTGCGGCTGAAATACCCTTGCCTGAAATATCGGCAATACAAAAGGCAATTTCATCTTCATTGAGCTCCATAAAGTCATAGTAATCGCCACCAACGCCCTCATGCGGCTGATAAATCCCCGCAAAATCAAAGCGTTGATTGTTGGGCAATTTGTTGGGAATAAGCATGTTCTGGACCTGGTTCGCTAATCGGAGCTCATGGCGCATTTTTTCTTGGGCCAATTGTCTTTTGAAGAGGCGTTTATTCTCAATGGCAACGGCCACTACATTGGTCAAGGTCCCAATAAATCGAATGGCCTCAAAGAGTTCTTCCCCTTTTCGGGCCTCTTTATGGACAAAGGCAAAGGCGATGGCCTCCTCCTTATGATAAACGGGAATCACATAGTTAAACTCGCAGAGCAAAGGATGATCTTCCCCAATTTTAGAAATCCGCTGATAGGCCGAAAAATACTCGCTAATGTCTAGAACCAAGAGCTTTTCGTCTATTCCCTTATGCGTAGCGACTTGCCAATGCCCATCTTTGCAACTATATAGGGCAAAGCGATTGGCGCCCATCTCCCAACTTAGGGTATCGGTATAGATTTTAAACAGGTCCTGAATCTTAATGTTGTTGTTGATGGCCTGCGTAATTTCCGATAAGCGGTTAATCTGCAGTTGCTGCAAGTAGAGCTTGTGTTCTAGCTCTTCTATCCGCGGCAAGCTTGTTTTATCTAGGCTGTCCATAGGCGCCGGTTTTGTCTCCTTGAATAATGAACGCATTGAAAAATAACGCAAAGCGCTAAGGCTAGGCGATTTTGAAATAAGTTCAATTAAAGATAAGAAAAATCGCTGGCCAAAGGCCTTAAACTCTTGTTATTTGGGCGCATCTTCTAACTTAGGCTTTGTATTTTGCGCCTCAATCATTTTAATATCTTATGGATTCACTCACTCAGGCTGTGCTTGGTGCCGCTTGCGGACAAGCAGTTCTCGGCCGAAAAATTGGCGCTAAAGCTTTGGCTTGGGGCGCTATTGCGGGCACTTTGCCCGATTTAGATGTCGTTAGTCGCGTTTTTAGCGAGCACGAAATTTATGGCTTACTCTATCATAGGGGATTAACGCACTCTATTTTTATTACGCTGCTTGCTTCTCCTTTATTGGGCTATCTGGCCCACAAACAAAGGGGCGCAGTTGCGGTCCTTTTTGGCCTTTTGCTGGTCCTGTTTATGGGCGGTATGGGCCTAAAAGATGATAATGCAATTTTGCAGGGCATTGGCCTTTTTATCCTGGCCGTGACGGCCTGGGTTGGTTGGCGATATTGGGGGAGCAAAAATCCTCCTCAATTAAAGGAGGAGCCTAGCTGGAAAAGCTGGAGCTGGATGTTCTTTTGGGCCATTCTTACCCATTGGCTAATTGATGCCTGCACAAGCTACGGCACCCAAATTTTTGAGCCCTTTTCTTCTTATCGGGTCTCTTTTAATAATATCGCTATTGCCGACCCAATCTATACTTTGCCACTTTTATTGGCCGTGATTATTATCCCGTTTTTTAAGAA
This window contains:
- a CDS encoding PP2C family protein-serine/threonine phosphatase, which codes for MDSLDKTSLPRIEELEHKLYLQQLQINRLSEITQAINNNIKIQDLFKIYTDTLSWEMGANRFALYSCKDGHWQVATHKGIDEKLLVLDISEYFSAYQRISKIGEDHPLLCEFNYVIPVYHKEEAIAFAFVHKEARKGEELFEAIRFIGTLTNVVAVAIENKRLFKRQLAQEKMRHELRLANQVQNMLIPNKLPNNQRFDFAGIYQPHEGVGGDYYDFMELNEDEIAFCIADISGKGISAAILMSNFQANLQTLIHRKDLKIPEFVDRLNEKVLKATRGDRFITFFVARYNRSTGRLLYLNAGHNPPFLYRNGQVERLDKGCTILGIVPKIPKLEWGEIYLQEDAFFFLYTDGLTDLRNEAGETVEEKAIEDFIAKHHRLSAVEFNAALMQEMKEFKGSMEFPDDISILTGHIFATKEQGKQAPAAKMAVKAS
- a CDS encoding metal-dependent hydrolase — its product is MDSLTQAVLGAACGQAVLGRKIGAKALAWGAIAGTLPDLDVVSRVFSEHEIYGLLYHRGLTHSIFITLLASPLLGYLAHKQRGAVAVLFGLLLVLFMGGMGLKDDNAILQGIGLFILAVTAWVGWRYWGSKNPPQLKEEPSWKSWSWMFFWAILTHWLIDACTSYGTQIFEPFSSYRVSFNNIAIADPIYTLPLLLAVIIIPFFKNNKWQQGINTAALVLSTAYMGLSFVAKNQVNAVVTQNLKEQGIESVDFLTYPSILNIMLWQTTVETKDAFYYGTYSFWDEDSKMEFKKLPKQHELLDKWADEEFVQILKWFAQGYYSVEEGENGELYMNNLRFGLMGFGFLKGKGEYVFRHRIYLKDGQLEAEGVREARDIEMDLLFELLWKRIWGDKHPLVN